DNA sequence from the Halichoerus grypus chromosome 8, mHalGry1.hap1.1, whole genome shotgun sequence genome:
AGCACGAGAGGCCCCGGGAGGCGCCAGAGCCGGGCAGCAGGCAAGCTTTCCTGTGTGCACTGGCCTCGCCCTGGGTGGAGGCTTTCTCTGGTGGCGTCTGTGGCTGGCATTGCGGGGGGGTCACACAGAGCCTGGCGCCCTGCCACGGTGCAGAGGCCCGAGTGCCAAACACCAGGGCCTTCCAGAACTCACAGAAGGGAGAGGCAGTGGCAGGGGGTGTGCGGAAGCAGCAAGGGCGCAGTGAGCAGCCAGCTCACACTCACAGCCACTGGGGGACTCTGTAGATGGTTCTGGAAGGCCAAGGTGGGCCAAGACCTGTGTCCCAGTCCAGAAAGCAGCTTAcgagcagagaggaaaaaagaaaacgtgAGCCATGGGATCTCGGAAAGCTTAGACACCGCTCCCAGTGCCAGGGCTGTGGCCGCAGGGTGGTGTCTGGAAAGGGCCTCCAGCGGGGAAGGACGGGGGCCCGGGCCTCCTCCAGGACCATCTGCACGGTGCCAGCCCCGCTGGACTCTGCTTTGGACCAACACAGACTAGTGGGCACTTGGCACCTAACTCGAGTCTCCTCAGCTCCCCGCCTGCCCGACTCGTGGAGCCGCCTTGGGGGAGGCCGAGGCCCAGAGGGGGATGCgcagagcgggggggggggggggaggggggggagatgGGCGGAACCCAGCCTGGGGGCGGCGCGGGCTGGCCAGTGCCCCGGCTGACCAGAGTGAAGGAGGTCGGTGGGGATGAGGGGAGGCCCAGCTGGGCAGGACTGGCTGTCCCCTGAACCAGGTCCGGATCAGaagccctcctccctgcctgggggggggggttgtggggggggCAGTTTCCCTGTTGCTGAGTTGGGCTAAAGCTCCATTTGGGTCCAGGAGCAGCTTTCCCACCGTGGGAAGCTGAGCTGCATCAGTGCCGGGACGGCCCTTCGGTGCTTCTGGCAAAATCTGAACCAGTTCTTAGCTTGTGTTAGTGAAGAGGTCTGAACTCGTCTCTCGTCCTCAGTGCCTGAAGCAGGGCCACTCGCAGGGCTGTCTGTTCCGAGAGCGCTTGGGGGACAGAGGCCTCCCCCCGATGCCCAGCGCCCTAGTCTCTGCACTTCTGGGGTGCCCATCCCCGTGAGGCCAGCCGCCTGCGCCCCGGCCTGGCCGCTGCCCTTCCCTCTGGTTCCTTACTCCGAGGAGCATCCGAGAGCATTTCCGGGCCTGGCAGCGTCCTGTGTGTGGGCCCTTGCTGGCTGGGCCTCCCCCCACTTAGCCGCCTTGCCTCACTTTCCTCGATGTGTACAGCGGGGTGCTCCTGGCCTGGCCCGCTGCAGGTGAATTCCTGCTGTGCAGTGTCGTGGGCCTTGTATGACTCGGATCCTTGCGTCCAGCACCAGGACAGCCCCAGCCTGGCCGTTCGGGCTCtgacccctgcccctggcccGAGCGTGCCCCAGGGTCCCTGAGAGGCCACCTGAGCCCTTCCTTGCTTGGGGCTGCTCAGGCTTGGACATCACCTGTGCCCttggtgccccccccaccccgacccccacggcatggggctggggggggcccCCCGGCCTGTGGGCCTCCCGAGCCGGTGGCCGAGCCCGCCGCCCTGTCTCCGGCCCGTGGAGGCCACCCCGGTGTCCCAGCTGCGCTCAGAGCTGGGTCCTGATGCTTGTCTTCCGTCCTAGTGCCCGAGATGCATGCAGTGTGATGCCAAGTTTGACTTTCTCACCAGAAAGGTGAGCTGGGGCCATCGGGCGGGGGGCCCAGGCCAGCATCGAGCCCcttccggggtgggggggtgtgcacCCGGTTTGTCCTGGCGACCGCCTGAGGAGAGCAGACCGTGACTCGGCCCCGGGGTCCGCGTGCAGCTTGCACACCTGTGTGACCGTGCCAGGCGCTGCCACACACGTGGGTCTTGCCCCCCGAGGAGGGGGGTGGCCTGGCGGGTGGGCGGCAGGACGCAGAGTTCAGTGGCCTGCGGGGAGTGGGGCAGCAGGGTGGCCCGTGTGTGCGGCCGTCGCGGTGACCGCATCCCTCTGACGACTAAGACCCTCGCGGGGCCGGTGTCggcggttggggggggggggcccgtCCTCGGTCCCCTCCTCACcgccgcccctgccccccagcaccaCTGCCGCCGGTGTGGGAAGTGCTTCTGTGACAAGTGCTGTGGCCAGAAGGTGCCGCTGCGGCGCATGTGCTTCGTGGACCCCGTGCGGCAGTGCGCCGAGTGCGCGCTCGTGTCCCACAGGGAGGCCGAGTTCTACGACAAGCAGCTCAAGGTGCTCCTGAGCGGTAAGCCTGGGCCGCCTGGGCGCCACCGGCCCGCGAGagctcaggccccgcccctccggcTCCCCACGGGGCTTCCGAGCCCCCTCCTGCGCGGGGCCCTGCTGTGCGGCTCGCGGGCCTTCTCCCCGGTTCTGGTCCGGCCCTGGCTGCTTCTGGAGCCTGCGGGTGGAGGGCTCTGTGCTCTTGGCCGGGGCCTTCGGGAtggggcccccagggcctgtcAGGGAAGGACGGGAGGTCCTAGAGCTTTCAGGGTGCACAGAGCCTCTCCCGACAGCGGCGCCTTCTGCTCTTCCTCCGTCACGGCCTTGCCGCCCCACCGGGTGGCCCCGCGGGCGCAGCCACGGCCCTGATCTCGCTTGGCTTCACTTCGTCCTGGGGGCGCGTCCCCCTGGGAGCTGGCCTCGCCGGGCCGGGAGGGTGAGGCGTGAGAGGGGCTGCTGTGTTCTCATGTCTGTTCTTCTGTCCCCAGGAGCCACCTTCCTCGTAACTTTTGGAGACGCCGAGAAACCAGAAGCAATGATCTGCCGTCTCTCCAACAACCAGAGGTAAGAGACAGAGTGCTGCCCGGCACGGACAGCTTTGTCCCTTCGACCCTGGGGTGACGTGCTGTGGCTGCTGTGTTCCCTAGGTTCTTGCTTCTGGAAGGGGACAGCCGCTACGAGATTGAAATCGCACGCATTTCCACCGTGCAGATCCTCACGGAAGGCTTCCCCCCCGGGGGTAAGTGCAGTAGGAGGTTTGGTgccagtgggggggtggggggagacctcTGGAGAGGAAGCCGCGGCCTGGAGGACGGGGTCTTGGGTCTCTGAGGGGCCTGCCCGTTGTCCTCTTGGGCTTGTATTTAGTGAGTGTCTTCAGGAACCTGCCAGGTAAACGGGGCTGAATGTGTCCAACAATGCAGAATTTCCCGAATGTGCCACAGAAAAGCTCTTCTGCCCTATTGTTGGCCTCACACCGAGGATAAAGCTCCTGGTGCAGTTGGCATCTCCCCTGTGCTCAGAAGGCTCTGAGTGGGGCTCATTGGGAACCAGCCCTTCTGCTCCTGTCAGGTGTCTGTGGAAACGAGACCCCCTTGTGTTTCCTCGCTGAGCTTCCCAAGCATTTCCCCCAGGTCTGGATCTTTCCACCCCGGCTTCTGCGCTTTAGTAGCTGTCCTTCCGTGGAAGTAGTCTGTGTTCTGTGTGGTGCAGAGTGTGCTGAAAAAAGTCCCTGTGACTGATTCCTTTGCGcgttctgttttctgattggcTCTTGGTTGttcttctctcctgcctgcctACCTTCTTGACGTAGAAAAAGACACTCACACTTACACCAGCCTCCTGGGGAGCCAGCCCGTCTCCGAAGGTCAGCCACATGCTATGCGCCGCTCTCCCCCGCCTGCCGCGCCGCCGCTCTGCAGTAGTCACTTGTTCGGTTGATTTGAAGGAGGTTGGGCCCAAGACGAGGGTATAAGCAGCATGACTGGAAGTATCCTGGCAGCAGAAATGGAGTTTATCCGCTCCGTTTCTCAATCCCAAGGGGGGCAGCTTTACCCAGTGTTTCAGAGTGTGCGTCAGCATCTGCCGGCCCCAGGCTGGCCGAGTCCGGGGGCCGCGGGGCGCCGTGGGCGGCCGCCCTCCAGTACTTCCCTGGGCCTTCACAGCCAGGCTCGCTCGGCTCCTCCAGGAGCCTCGGCCAGCTCTGCGCTCCCGTCGGAGTCCCTGGACGGGGAGCGTTCCCCTGCCTCTGGGCCCCAAGCACAGGGTGTGGCGTTGGCAGCACACCGGCTGCCCGTGGCAGGTGGGAATCGAAGACACCCAGGTACAAAGGGCAGGGCGTGGAGAAGCTGGGGGTCAGCCCGggtgcccctctgcctgcctcctgttagggagcgggggcgggagggggctcAGGAACGTACCTGGTCGGAGCCCCTCCCAGGCCGGTGAAGCCTCGTCTTCCTTGGCAGGGCCTTGGGGCTTATGGTGCCGCACACCCCCTTCTGGCATTTTTTGGGGTGCAGTGAGCCCTGCTCTGCCAGAAGTTTTCTAGAACCTTTGGAAGCCCAGAACCCTGTCTTCCCGGGGGTGGTACCGTTCTGAGCGGACGGCAGTCCGAGGTGCTGCCAGGCAGTCGCTGTTGTCGGCTTTGCCGGCTCCCTGGATGCTTACGAAGTGCAGAAGCGGCCAGAGGCGACGGGCTGTGCAGGGGGTGGGCGGAGCTGTGGCCGGCGTGCCCCCGAGGGGGAGTGGGCACTCCTGCAGGGCGTCTGGTCAGGGACCAACCTGGCGACACGCACAGATGGAACGTGGCCTCCCCGGCCTCAGATGGGACAGCACTTTACCGTTGCCATCGTACGGTGGCCAGGCCCTGTCCGCCGTCCGCGGGTGCCGTCCACGGTCCACGggtctgggggagaggcaggctctcagGTTTGACTCCGAGATCAGTGTCTGATGGAAGGAATCTTCCATGAGGTGGATCCCTGCTCAAAATGGCGTTTTCATCCTGAAGTCACAAAGTAGGAAAGCTGTAGGTGGACTTCACCGTGAGGCTTGGTCTGCGCGGACTTCTCCAACTAGTCGTGACAGAGAGCGCCGGCCTGTTCGTGAGCGGTGGGTTCTCGAGCGGCTGGCCCCGGCCTCAGGAGGGCCGCTCCCCCCCATGGCATGTTTGCAGGCACTCACGCATGCGGGTGGGGTGTCGGCACGTCTCTGCTGGGCCTTGCTCGCACTCTCCGTCCCCAGCGGCGGGATGGCTGCGAGGCCGGAGTGATGGCCCGTGTGCCCCAGGCAGGCCCTGCGCTCTGGCTGCAGGCGGGTGGGATTGGTATGCACATGGAGCCGGCCGGCCTGAGCGCAGGCGTCCCCACGGGGGACTGGGTGTCGCAGCCGTGTTTGTCTCACTCGGCTCAGTGATATGGCACGGTGCGGCCCGGGCCCTTGAGGGCCAGGCCAGGAGACTTCCTCTCCCACCCTGTGAATTTGGGGTCATCCACCAGAAGGCCTCTGGAGCACAGGCCCCTGCTCCCCGGCCTCCGGCACCAGCgtgaggggtgggagggcggGTGGAATCCTGGGTGCTTGGGGTCCCTGTGGGCCTTCTGACCTCGTCTCCCTCCTCCAGGGGGCAACGCACGGGCCACAGGCATGTCCCTGCAGTATGCAGCACCAGGGGCGGAGGGCATGACCCAGCTGAGGCTGACGGCGGGGGAGGACGCAAATGCCAGCAGGAGGCAGTCGACAGCGTGGCTGGCGGCCATGCACAAGGTACCTGGGCTGAGGCGGGCAGGGACgcgcggggtggggtggggggcctggccCCTTCTGCTTCGCGTGCAGGCCCACCTTTCCCAGAGGAAGCCCTGCCCTCCGGGGAGGGGGTGCCCATGCCAGCTCCCACCAGGCACGGGACCAAGCATGCCTCTCTGGTCACGTTCTAGGCCACCAAGCTCCTCTACGAGTCACGGGACCAGTAACTCCGTGCAGGACGGACCGTCAACATGGAACCGCGGAGCCTGCTGTCCGCACGCACAGGCAACTAACCCTACACGTGCTGGGAAATGCAATTCAAGTGTTTGGAGAAGCAGAAGTGCTTGCTTATCTAGTGCAATATGCACAGTTTATTAATGCTCTAAACAGCTTCAGGCTTTGGAGTTGGTGTATTGTCTCGATACTTAATTGGAGGTGGGAGAGATTGCATTACACTACTGCTAAACTATTTTTAGCATAACTTAAACCATGTTTTTATGGATGCCCAGGTTTACTAGAAGGTTCTGGCCCCTCAGTGTTCACTCTTGCACCGCGATGACTTGGGCAGCGGTAACGCAGGCCTGCTGTGTGTGGGAGCCTGGCTCTAGGGCGCCACTTTCCCATCTGCCCGAGCCCGTTTAGAGACTGTTCACTTGCCGCATCGCTAATTTGGGGCTACGAACAAACCTTCGATACTTCACTAAGGGGGAAGAgccagctttgctttttgtaCTTTTCACTTACTAtttcactttattaaaataattgtacAACAATTTGTATATAAAGCTTATGATTAAAACCTATTTTGAAAATACGGATCGGTTCTGCCTCACTGTGTCCAGAAAGACCTGAGCTTTCATGCTGCAGCTCTGTTCTGGCTCCAAAACACAAGACTCGCAGCCGCCGGTGAGAGACAGCGGTTTATTGTGCACGTTTACAGGGCGCAGCGGGGGGCCGCCGGCACCAGAGGCCGTCCGCGGGGGCGCTCGCGTGTTGTCACCACTGTGTACAATCAAAGCTTGAAGGTGACTAGCTACAGCAGCGGGTTCATACATAAATTATACACAGGACTCCTACATGGAAAATAAAGCCTAAGCTCCTGgcttttaatgagaaaaaaaattttccagtaTCATTCTGGTAGTTTTGAATGGTCTAGTCAAAAAATACTTTTGGTATAGAAAAGTCTGTACGTACAGTTCAAACGAGTCTGGACTGGGCAAAGGTTACTGCGTCATGGCTGGCCCCCGCCCTCCCGAGcaggcaccccccgccccgccccgtctGCCCCCCGCCGGCCCACCTGAGCAGCAAGAGGCTGCAGGGAAGGCAGGGTGCTGGCTGGAGGCTCCTGGTTAAGGGCCCCGGCTCCTGGTTAAGGGCCCCGGCGCCTGCGCTGTGCTGGTCCAGCCCGGCACCACCAGCCTGTATGCAGGTGACCTACACCAATGCCCGGGACACACGCACCAAGCACCACCACTGACAGAAGTTTCCATACGGAGGCCCCTTTGGTAGGGGAAGGAAGAGATGCACGTGGTGAGGGTGGGAAGGGCGGTGGGGTGCCAGGACTTCCAGTGACAGGGCGGGCTCGAGCAGGGGGCACACCTGACTGCGGTTGCAAGTTTTtagtgttggggtgggggtgacatCGAGAACGAGGGACGGCCTTGGGGCCAAGTCAGTAAGAGGGTTCATCTTCATTGGCAACCAACCAGGGAAATTCCAGGGATTCTTACTGGCAACAGGGACAATTGTTTAGAAAGCTGGATATTTATTTGGATTTACAGTAATTGGCAAAATTCAGTCTTCTTGGAGGCAAAAGTACCTCTCCCAGTTATGGGCAAACTGAAGAAAGGGCCTCACCTAGAAACCGCAGGAATTTCACATTGTGGATGCTGTCTGCTGAAGTGAGCACCATTATAAACCATGTCTAGCTTCAGCTTTCCTGGAGAAGCAGCGGTCTCTGCCGGCCCCTCTGCTGGCAAGCCCGTGCAGTGCTCAAAGGGAAGGTCAGGCTAGCGTTCGCTGTCGGGGTTTGATCCGTGGATACAACTGGGAAGCAATGGGAACAGTCAGGACGAGGCCACGGCATGCTGAACGGAAGGGGCGCCCAGAGAGCCGCACAGCTGGCTGCCCTGTCGGGCTGACACTCGGCGGCCACCCACCATCTGAGGTCCCAACTCCCTCTACGAGTTGTACCCCACGCAGGACAGCCTCTCCTAGCACCTGGCACCACCCAGAACCCGCACCGGTGGCTCTAaggtcccctctcccctccaggccGGCATCTCTGGGTCTCGGCCCCGTTCACTTCGGCAGAACAGAAGCCGCATCCGCCAGCCCCGCCAGGTGTGTGGGAGGAGCGCAGGGCACCTGCTCTGCTGAAGGGCGGAGGGCAGTTACAAACCCAACAGAGGGAGCAACCCGCACGCCCCCCACCCAGAGACGTGTCGGACCACGGAGTTGTGACGGGGGGGCGCTGCTCCCCAAAGCTCCTGCATCAGGGTGCTCAGGGCTCCACAGCAAGCGCCCCTGCAGCTCCCACGGAGTGAGCGCGGACCTGCCGGAGCCTCCTGCCGCCTCTGCAAACTCGCCCACTCGCAGAGGCGGCGCTGAGGGTGGAGAATGGCCGTCTCCTACCATGTCGCCCCACAGGATCTGCCCCCACGCGGAGCCCCGGGCCGGGGAGAACAGGACGGGACCGCCGGACTGACCAGGCCGAGCCCAGAGCAGCGAGCTCGCAGTGCTTACTTACCCCCAGCAGGTTCTTGGGCACGTAGCCCTCCCGGTCCCCAAGGCGAGCCCACCACCACTCGGTCTCACTCTCGTCCTTGCGCCGCAGGATGGTGATGGCATCCCCTTCGTGGAAAGACAGCTCATCGCTGTTCTGGGCCTCATAGCCCCACAGAGCGTACACCACTCCTTTGTTCATCACGCCCAGCTTCTCCTGCACCCCTGGGATGAGACAGTAAGCACGCGGTCAGGGGGCCCTGTCCCCACCCTTTCTCTGCCCGGCAGGCGTCGTCCAGCTCCTGAAGTGCTGGGGCCGGAGACAAAGGTGTGCTGCTAGCCGAGGCGCTCCTTAAGGTCAACCTTACAACCGCCACCTGGAACAATTCCCAAAAGTCAACCAGGAAGCCACCTGACTGCTCCTGGGTGTGGGGAGCCCCCAACAGCGGCCGCAGAGCTCCATGCCCCCACACCACAGCCACCAAGCCGGCTCCTGCCTGGAGTGACTGCGGGGACCCTaagagccggggtggggggggtgcgggCAGGGGGGTGGGCGATGGCCCGGCTACTTCCCGCCACCCTCCTCCTGGCATGGCTGTCACTGTGACTGTGGCCTCGGGGAGCTTGGGGCCCACTTCCATTTGTCATGGCGTCCCCAGGGtcaagggcagggctgggcagagtTAGGTGTGGCGCAGACGACCCACAGCAGTTTAACCCCTGGGGCAGAAGTGCTGTTCCAGCTCCCAAAGTCTGATCCCACGCAAGTGCCTTAATTAAACCAGAACGAGCCTCACTCCTCAAGCGGCGCACTCCTCATCGATGGTCACCACAGGACGGGGATGGGGGGCTCCCACCCTGGAGCACCCTCGGCTGTGCTTCAAGCCCTGGTGCGCCCCAGAAATGGACAGGCGGCTGCCGCCCAGCCCCCTATGCCCCCCAGCTGCTCCACCCAGGGGGCCCGTTGACACAAAGAGaagtttgtttttagaaatttggCAAGAATCTTTCTGATAACATGGATTTTCAAACATGTTTTTAGGAATGAGCGTAAGGGACAGCGTGACCTCCATTCTGATGagactggggctgggggggctgcTCCCCaagcagaagcaggcttctccctgCGCCGGCAGCCCCACGCACACATCCGCGCCGTGCCCGGGGGAGGGACCTGCGGCTCGGGCCGCCCGCGCGCCCACGTACCGTACAGGAATTGGGAGCACTGGATGTAGCCTTCCTCCATCTCCTCACACTTGTCCGCCGCAGTTTCAATGTCACTGATGGTGGAGGCAAAAATGGCGGCGCCGCTCTCCACCAGCTGTTTGCAGAGGTGGACGCTGTTGCAAGAGGCGGCGCAGTGCAGCGGTGTCCTGCAACGGAGGGCGGGTGAGCGCGCCGCGAGGCACTGCCCAGGCCGCCAGGGACCTCCAGGGACCCCACGGGCTTCGGGCTTGGTCTTTTTAATGGCCTGGTTTCTCCTCACCCAGTGTCTCAGGCCGCACGCGCACTGCTGAACGGGCCGGGGCCCCGAGGGGCCTGAGCAGCAGCCCACAGTGCGCCCCGCGACAGCAGGAACGCACGGCGCGACGCTGCACGGGCCCCCGCGGGGCAGCGGTGGAAGGCGTTACGCATATTTTGCCATAATTTAAAAGACCCAGATGTTCAAACCCCACAGACAGGTGCCTGAAGTTCACAACAAAATCTACAGGAGACCCAGGGGCCTGCCCAGCAGCAGGAGGGCCCTCCGGGCAGCCACGCAAATGTCCAACTAAAGCAGGACTCTGAGCTTCCTTTCCATACCGGTCACCCGACCATTTAAACCAggtgaagaggggcgcctgggtggctcagtcagttaagtgtctgccttcagctcaggtcatgatcccggggtcctgggatcgagccccgtgtcgggctccctgctcagcggggagtctgcttctccctctccctctgcccccgcccagcttgtgctctctttaataaataaaatctttaaaaaaatataaaataaaaccaaagagtAAAAATCTGCCAAATGCGCAGCCCACACCATTAATAATCAGGTACGTGCAACGCACGACGAGAGCTGTGCCTTCCCCCAGAGAACCCGGAGAGCTGGTGCGGGCGGCCGGACAAGGCAGCCTCGGGTAAGGTGCTGCGCAAGCCCATGCTTTCCTGCCTCTGCACCTCCCTGGGTCCTGACGGCTCGGGGCCGCCTCCTACTGTAGACCGAGTGCCCCGGGGACCCTCACCAGCCGTCGCTGTCAGCGGCGTTCACATTGACCCCGAAGTCCAGCAGGAACTTCACGATGTGGTGGTGGCCGGCGCAGACGGCGTTGTGTAGGGGGGTGATCCCTTCGTCGTTGGGCTTGCTAGGGTCTTCCACCTAAGGACACAGGGTGCTTGTGAACCCCACCTCCCAGCACACAGGGCAGCCCTGGCCTGCAGCTGCAGCTCAGCTCACCTCGTAGATGATCCTTTGCACCAGGTCGAACTCCCCCTCCAGAGAAGCGTCTAGGAGCAGTGCCAGAGGATTGAACCGGACTCTCAGCCCGTGCCCCGTCCGCTCTGAGTTCGGTTTCTTCAGGTTGGTCCGTTTGCTCTGCCGAGAAGGAAGCACACTTTTGATTTAAAGGTCATGTGCCAACGCACCCAGCCCTTGTGGGAAGGAGGGACAGGGACGGAAGCTGGAGCTAATGCGTGCACCCAGCCATGCTGAGCAGCCCTGGCATCAAGAGGAATGTCCACTCGCAGGGCCCCGCCAGCGTGCCCTGGGGGAGAGCGGCTCAGGGGCTGGGCCCTGGCTCGTCAGAGCACCCgtggtggggagggaagtgggtgaCAGCCAAGCTCGGGAGTCAGCAACTCATTCCTACCAACTACAGCAGACTCCCACTTCCCCCTCTGCTCCAACACTGACCTCCCACCAGAGGGGCCTGTCTAGAAGGTTCCTCTCGTGGCCTGCCCTTCAAATTCCAGCGCAGCTTCCCTTCCTGGGGGAATCTGACTGGGTCCTCGGTGAAAGCTCCGCGGCCCCAGGCACTTCTCTAGAGCCCCATCTGTGTACTGCCATACTCTCCTCCCCTCGGCCTCAGGGCGGCAGGGACGAGGGCCAGGCAAGCCCCACCGCTCCCAGCACTGTGGCTGACACAGGCAGGTGCTCTACAAACACTGGCTGGCTGACTAGGAAGCCGTGGCCCTGGTCTAGGACGACACCCACCGTAGAGGCTCCTGGTGGGGGCACAGCGGGGGGCAGTGCTGGGGGGGCTTGGTCTTCCCCTGGTGAGGGGGCCTCGGCCCCAGGGCTGGGGACCTGCTCTGTGGATGGGGCTGTGGCCACGTTGTTGTTGTCATCCTCGGCAGGCTCAGCCGTTTGGTGGGTGCTCTGGGGACAGATGAGGCCCTCCGGTTCAGGGGAAGGGAGCTCGTTGTCATTGGCGTCCGAAGACGGggcaggctcagcggggagcggggctgtgggctgggcagggctggcctcTCCCAGGTTCCCGTTGGTCGTGTTTCCATTGTCCACGTCGGCCAGCGTGCCCATGAAGTCCTGTGAGGGGCTGGGCTGGTAGAAAGGGGTGCCCTCCATGCCCCCCGCCAGGGTGTTAAAGCGCTGGTACAGCAGCTTCTGGATGTTGGGCCCACCGGGGCCCTCGGGCTCCGTGATGGAGCTGCGCTTCTTCAGGGGCCGCGGCGCGTTGGCCAGCTTCCGGCGCAGGGCCTCTAGGTCGGCGTCACTCTGGTAGCGCAGCGGCGAGTGCACGATGGGTGTGAGCTTGGTGGGGCTGAGCGGCCGCGGCAGGCTCTCCACGGTGCCCGAGCCGGTGCCGCCGTCTCCGGGGGCGGCTGGGCTGTCCTGCTCGGGCTCTTTCTCGGTGCTTTCTGAAGGTGGCTGGGGCTGCGACGTGCTTGGGGCCAGTGCCCCGTGAAGAAACGGCAGCGGCGACGGGGACGTTGAGCCGGAGGGCAACACGGGTTTGCCGTACACTGGAGGAGACACAGAGGATGGGGGGCAACGGAGTCCTGTCATTGCATGGCTGTGGCTGAGGCCGACTCTTCAATCCCCCAGGAACCCTCTGATAAAAGACCCCCCCCCCTCCCTGCTGACTCCCTTTGGAAGACAGAGTGTCTCTCTCACCGGTTTTTACATTTGGACTTCCAGAGTCTGGgctttttcaaatgaaaaaaaaaagtggttacaGACCCgacctccccacc
Encoded proteins:
- the ZFYVE21 gene encoding zinc finger FYVE domain-containing protein 21 isoform X1; this translates as MSSEVAARRDAKKLVRSPSGLRMVPEHRAFGSPFGLEEPQWVPDKECPRCMQCDAKFDFLTRKHHCRRCGKCFCDKCCGQKVPLRRMCFVDPVRQCAECALVSHREAEFYDKQLKVLLSGATFLVTFGDAEKPEAMICRLSNNQRFLLLEGDSRYEIEIARISTVQILTEGFPPGEKDTHTYTSLLGSQPVSEGGNARATGMSLQYAAPGAEGMTQLRLTAGEDANASRRQSTAWLAAMHKATKLLYESRDQ
- the ZFYVE21 gene encoding zinc finger FYVE domain-containing protein 21 isoform X2; this encodes MSSEVAARRDAKKLVRSPSGLRMVPEHRAFGSPFGLEEPQWVPDKECPRCMQCDAKFDFLTRKHHCRRCGKCFCDKCCGQKVPLRRMCFVDPVRQCAECALVSHREAEFYDKQLKVLLSGATFLVTFGDAEKPEAMICRLSNNQRFLLLEGDSRYEIEIARISTVQILTEGFPPGGGNARATGMSLQYAAPGAEGMTQLRLTAGEDANASRRQSTAWLAAMHKATKLLYESRDQ
- the ZFYVE21 gene encoding zinc finger FYVE domain-containing protein 21 isoform X3, translated to MQCDAKFDFLTRKHHCRRCGKCFCDKCCGQKVPLRRMCFVDPVRQCAECALVSHREAEFYDKQLKVLLSGATFLVTFGDAEKPEAMICRLSNNQRFLLLEGDSRYEIEIARISTVQILTEGFPPGEKDTHTYTSLLGSQPVSEGGNARATGMSLQYAAPGAEGMTQLRLTAGEDANASRRQSTAWLAAMHKATKLLYESRDQ